AAGTACGCTCGAACGAACACGCCGAGGACCGGTAATCCGGCAAGTTTCTGCACCAAACTCTCCTGTTCGAACTGAACTTCCCCAGGTGTCACCGGGACCACGACGTAGTGGTCGCGAATCGTCATTTGCCGCTCGGCGAGCTCCGGCTCGTACCACTCGACGTAGTTCTCGATGAGCGCTTCCAACTGGGGATTCGCTTCCACGTCGGGGTCGTCGAGTCGGGATTCGTACTGTGCGAGATACTCCTCGGCGGGAAACGCCCGCGTCGTCGAGTAGACCTGGATGGGGAACTCGACGCTCGTGTTCAGGAAGTTCTGGAAGGCCTCGGCTTTCTGGCCCCATTCCTCGTCGGTCGCGAGCGCCATCGTCGGCGGCGCCACCTGCACGAGTCCGAGAAACGCACCGTCGGTTCGCTCTATCGCGCCGCGGTTCGGATACACTCGCTCGACCTGCGTGTGTTGTTTCGCCTCGTCGTGGCCGAGTTCGTCCGAGCGCTGGTGGAAGGTGACCATCGCAGTGACCCAGTCCGCGCTCGTCGTATACGCCGGCGTGAGATAGACGAAGATCGAACCGACGAGGATCATCACGCCGGCGAGGGGGAGCGTGAGCGTCTCCAGCCGGTAGCCGCCGATAGTCATCGAGGTCGGCAGGAGCACCTGAAAGCACAGGACGACGAGCACGCCCGGAAAGAGCGCGACGCCGATGTCGGTCATGGTGTAGCTCCCGAATAGTTTCGCGTCTGTGCCGAGGGATTTCGGAATTCGTTTCGCGGGGTCTCGTTCGTGCATTATTGGATATACCGGGGGTCGTCGTCGACTGCGCCGCTATCGCGTGATTCACGCTTCTGTTTGTTTCTCGAGTCCGTCCGGTCACGGAGCGTGTCGAACCGCTGGTTGCGACTCTCGCTCGATCTGTCCGAGGACGACCGAACCGAATCGCTTCCAGACGCGCTGGTGTTGGTCTCGGCTTCAGCGGTATGTTCACGGGCGAACGTGCCGCGAAGTCGAGAGCCGGTCGTGTTGAGTCGAGAGCCTGCGGCGTGGGCTCGTGAATTACCGGAATTGAACACCGCTTGCCCGTCGGCGTTCACTGCCTGTTGCCCGCGGACACCGCGAACGAAATTCCGCCCGCCGTGACTTGCGATCTGTCCCTTCTCTTGAGCTCCAGCGATTCGACCGTGAGCGCGACGCCTCGAACTGTGATGCGAGGCGCTCTGGGCCATGAAGAATATCGACCCCGCCTGCCAGAACAGGATGAACGGGGAAACGACTGCGACGATCGGGATAATGAGCGCAACGAGCCAGGCGCCGAGGCCTTCCACGGTGAACCCGAAACTGTTCCCCAGAATCTCGCCGAGACGGAATAGCAACGCGACAGGGACCGTCATGAACAAGAAGGGCACGTAGAACCCAGCGAGTCGCTTCATGAACTCCGAAACGAGACGGAATGGTCCGACACCGGGGATCCAGAAGGCGATCAAGATCGGGACCAGTAGCGTAAACAGATACAGTACGACTTCTCTGACGAAATATATGAGAAGCACGAGTCCCAGAAGGAAGAGATCGACCGATAACGCCGCAATCGCCGTGACACTACCGACCGCTCCAAACGAGAGCGTCTCGAAGAGTGTGATCTCGGAAAGGTCCGGGGCGAGGAAGAGCGTAAGTTCGTGAATGAACTGACGCGCAAGCGCGTCCATCCACCACCACGCCAGAATTCCGAGTAGCCCGGCAAACGCCCGGCGTTTGAGTTTCGCCCGGTGATAGCTGCTGAAGAGATAACTCGTCGACTCCAGGAAGATGACGATCCCGGCTGCCAACGCCCACAACAGGAGTGAGAGTGGGACGATCACATCCCAGAAGTAGGTGTAGATTCCCGGCCAAGAGTTGTTCGTCGGCTCTGTAAATACCGCGTTCGGGTGAGGCGTGCCAATAATGACCGTGAGAACATCGTTCGCGTGATTCTGAATGATCCCCTCGAGCGGACTAAAGAGGACTTTGAGAGACTCTGTGATCGCCCACACGATCACATCACCAAGGGCACCGCCTCCGCCGCCTTCGCCCGCCTGGGCACGGACAGCACCGATGAAATACTGGATACCAACAGCGGAGACGACAATTGGTACGATCCGATCGGATCTACCCATCGGCAGCCTCTATCTCGTCAAGGAGTTCGATCTCGATCTCACTACAGATCTCTTTGGCGTTCTCTGTCGACTGTTCGGTACCGAGTGTAGCCTGGAGTGGGCGCCGAACATCGTCTCCGACCCCGGTTAGAATGACAGCTGAGAACTCTACAGTTCTACCGTCACAATGATCCTGCCCAGGATGGAGCGGTGGCTGGCGGCCCAGTAACGTTCGAGATTCCCCTGGCTCGATAATGAACTCCTGCTCTGTCTCAGGCTGTCGGAAGTTGTGGTGGGGGGTTGTCTGTACGTATTCGGTGGATGGGAAGATCGTAGCCGAACTATTCGGTGCATCTTCATAGCCGAGGAAGTACATCCAGGTCGGTCCAGTCCCCAGATTCTTCGCAGTGACCAAGAGGTTCCCTCGGTTGGACAGTGTTTCACGTCCTCCCATGTAGGGTTCTACGTCGGTTATTTCGAGCTTTGGAGCCAGTTCCAAGGGTATCGAAGCGAGTTCTTCGTCCGCTGCAATTGCGACCAGTACGTGTTCACCCGGAGTGTAATGGCTCATGACCCGATGCTGGAAGAGCGAAAATCGGACTGTAGTCGCTCCTGCCGCCACGCCTGTTGAGAGGAAGCCGCTCCCATCTGGTGCTATCAGATTGACCTTGTCTACCTCGTTATCCTCCTGAAGATCAACCACCAGATCCGACCCGGAGATCGAGGTCTCTTCGAAGACCGGATTCGAGGGGGTGCTGGTACCAGCTGACCCAGCGCCAGCGCAGCCTGCGAGCCCGGCCGCGCTCACTACGAGCCCGCCTTTCAGGAATCGTCGTCGAGAGGTCCACTCTCGCTTCATAGGCCCCTCCACGGGGGCCAGATAGCCATCCCTGTGACTCGGTCGATGAGGAAGACGGCCAGCAAGAACAGTCCGACCGGAACGCCAGCCCGGTACAGCGAGCCGAGGATCGATAGCGTCGTTCCGTCAACGGACACTGCATCCGAATCGCCGACGTATGCCGTCGTGGACAGCCACCACTCGCCGGGCTCGTATCGCGCACCGATCGCCCCGCTCGGCCGCGAGATCGTCGTCGTGAGCGTTCCGTCGCGACCGGTCTGGACTTCCTTCCCCGCGAGTACGATTCTCCCTTCACGGTCTGCCGTCTCGATCGGCGTATCAGTCTCCACATCCCGAAGGGACACACGGACACTCGCCGTCGTCGCTGTCGTGTTCAGAACCGACAGCGAGAGATTGCTCCGGTGGATCGCGACCTCCTCGAACAGTCGCGGGTCCGCACTCGTCTCGACACCACGCACGAGCCCGTGAGCGGTCACGTCCGAGATATCTTGGGCGGGCGTGTCTATCCGCGTCGCGATGCTGAAACTCTCCGTGTACGGTTCTTCGAGTACGTCCAGATCGACCGCACCGGGGAGCGTTGGCGGCTGGCGCTGTCCGCCGTTGACCATCAGCAACTCGACTTTCTCGGCCGGTGATACCGTCGGCCCCGTTTTGATAGGGTAAGCAAAGACCCGTAGGGGATGGACGGGGGAGTGACTCCGAGACGAACCCGAGGCACTCGCGCTGACGAGCGTATCCCACGTGGGATCGCGTGCCGAGTAGAACCGCCAGACGCCCCGAACGTCTCCCGTGGGCAGCGAGTATCCTAACCACGGATCGCTTTTGATGACGACCGTCCCGAGGTCGCCATCGGGATAGCGGGCGTGAAAGCCCATGATGTCCAGATAGTACTCTGTAACCGAGATCGAATCCCGGACGGTTACTTCCGATGTCTGGTTCTCGAACGAGGTGATCCAGTACGAACACTCGTCGTCCGGTGGGGTCGGGACACACCGTTCGTGTAACCGACCGACTGTCACGGTAATGGTCGATTCGACCGTCAGCGTGTGGTCGATGCCCACGTTGTCGCCGAAGTCGTATTCGAACCGTGGCCGTCGATTCCCATCGTTGCGGGCTTCTTCTTCGCCGTCGACGAGCAACCGCGTCTCGGTCACGTCGTGACCGGTGAGGTTCCAGTAGGTTCGTTCGGTTTCGGTCACCGAATCTTCGGGAATGCGAACGCGGTAGTCGGAGACCGCCAGAAGGCTCCCAGTCGGTGCGACGTAGCGGGGTTGGTCGTCGGGTGAGAGCTTAGCCCGGGTAGACGGTTGGGCAGTGAATATCTCGATGTAGGCGTCCCGGACGTATCGCCGGTCAGTCAACGAGACACCCGGTGGGTGAACCGACGTGTCTCGATCGAAACTCGGGAAGTCGCCCACGTTCTCTCGATTCCACTGCTCGACACCGCGCGGTGGAGAGTCGAACGGGATATCGGTCGTCAAAGCCAGCGCGTCTCGGCCCGTCGTTTCGTCGTCGATCAGCGCGTCGAGTGCTACTGGGTCGGAGATATCCTCGTCACGCGACCAGAGGGCGGGATCGCTGGACCCGTGCGCGCCCCCGTTCGCGTGGCCGTACTCGAACACCTGATCGTCAGTCGATCCGGCCAGCGCCTGGGTCGCGGTCGTGCCCACAGCAGTGAGTGCGAGCGCGATGGCGAGCAGACCTCCGAGCGAGTGGTTCAGAAGCTGCAACTGGAGCCACCTGCGACGACACTCGTCAGGAGGAACTGCAAGATCACAGTACCGAGCGGGGCGACGATGACGCCCCAGATGATCGCCTGATTGCGCATCGATTTCAACTCCTTCTTCGAGTCGACCGTCCGGATCGCCGTGAGCGCGATCGTCGTCCCGAGAGCGATGACACCGCCGATGAGCGGGCCACCGAACTGGATGAGACTGAACATATTCCGGATGGTCGTGGCCATCTCCGTCTCACAGAAGGCTTCTCCCGTGGTCTGGGCACTCACGGGGTCGATCGCGAACACTCCTAGCGTCGCGATCAACAGGCCCACGGTCGGACCTATCTCTCGTAGCGAACGAGTGAATCGATACGTCGGTTCGTCTGCACCGTCGAGATCGTCAGCGTCGTCCATGTGTTTATAGTTGTCACTCGATACATCGATGCTCTCAGGAGAGCGACGATGGGCGAACGACAGTATCTCAAACCGCTTGCGTTCGAGATAAATATCTTCCTAGATGTGGTTGAAATTAGTCGATTCGCCAATTAATACGGAGTAACTGGAGATATATACCAAATAACTACAGATGGAGACGAATAGTTACCACCTACTCGGGAAGGGGTTTCTTGCCGGTTCGAACGCATTCCCAGCAGGGGAAGTCGTCGAGACACTCGCTGCACTCTTCATCGGAAACTGGTCCATTCTCACTCGGATCGGCTGGGGTATCGATCCGACCACCGTCTGGAGCGACTACTTTGGGGTCCACTTTGGTCGCGATCGCATCGACGAGCGGTCGCCGAATCGCCACCGCGACGCGGTGCTTGCACGCGCCCTCGTAGTGTTCGTCGGCGGGGCAGGTACACGAGGCCGGGACCCCATCGTCGCTGCGGACGAGGTATTCGTGTTCGCCCGGGTGTTCGTGACTGCCGTTGCGGATCTGGACGCCCTCGGAGACGAGGGTGAATTCGAAGGCCTCGTACTGGGCTCGCTTGGCGATGCGACTCGAAAATTCGAGTTGGTTGAGTGGATGCATACTGGCTTCCAGAGCACCCGACCGAGAGCGCTCCACCTCTGGTGGCGCCGATAAAATTGCCTGTGGGTACCTCTCCCGTTCATCATGTCTTATGTAACAACTGTCCCGAAAGACAGCTGAGTGTTACATAAGAATATTAATTTGAACGCTCCGGCCGGAGCGTGTGGCCTCTGTGAGTAATCGATAGAAGAGTACCGCTATTGTTGGTGACGGTAGATTCTCTCAGCAACCCTTATTGCATATTGCGTGCAATTCGCTACTACGGATGGCCACAAGAGAAGCGAACTGGGACACCCCGCTCGATACTGGCGGGGAGGTGTTCGAACTCCTCGGGAATGCCCGTAAAGCGTGGATCTATACGTATGTCCGCCATCACCCATCGACGACAATTCAAGATATCGTCGCGACACTTGATCTTCCCCAGCGAACAGTCTACGAATACGCCGATGACCTCGCAGCTGCGGGGTTTATCGAGCAGTCGAATGACGGACGGCCGGCAGAGTATACGGCTCACGAGATCGATATCCAGCTGGTAGAAGGCGATGCCAAACGGCGAATCACGCCGGAGTTAGTTGAGGCGATTGCCCGCCGAACACGGGATGACGATATCGATACGTACATCGATCGCTACGGACTGGACGGACTTGCCGTCGCACTCGAATACACTCGTGAATACGTCGAGGGTTCGATCACGCATCAGATTCTGGCTCGTGAGCAAGATATCTCGCCGTTGGAAGCAGGAGTGATTCTGGACGCACTTCGACCCGTCGTTGAGGACTGAGCCTGGATGGACCACAACAACGAGATCGTTTTTGTCGATTCGTCGGTCCTCATCAGCTGCGGCCGGCGTGGCAGCCCTGGATTTCAGGCGCTCGCTCGTGAAGCCCGCCAACGTGATGTAGTCCTCCGTATCTCGCCACAGGTATATGCCGAAGTGACTGGTGACCCATCTCTCGACACGTATGCAATCGTCGACTCTGCGGTCGACAAGGCACTGCAAGAAGGATGGATGAAGGTCACTGAAAGTCCGTCTTATTCGAACTCAGACATCTCAACCGTGATGGATCAGGCGCGGAGCTTCATTGCGAATGCTAGCGATCGATCAGAAGACATCATCGAGAAAGCGGATACAGAGATCGTGGGGCTTGCGCTTGAAATGCTCCTCAATGCCACAGCTGACCGAGTGACAATCGTAACAAACGATATTCCGCTCGGCGAAGCAGCAGAGTCGTTAATTCCGCAGTACGGATTTGATGACGAACAGATCGTCTGGCTCACCGGTAAACAACTTGCTGACGAACTCGCTGCGGATTTCGTTTCTGAGTTCGATTAGCCGCTCTTGATGCTGTGTCGGTTCTTCACTCCGGAAGTGGCTTGTTCCCGGTTCGAACGCACTCCCAGCAGGGGAAGTCGTCGAGACACTCGGAACACGCTTCGTCGGCAGTTCGCTCTTCATTGTTCGAATCGGTGGCCGTCTCGATCCGACCCCCGTCCGGGGCGACTGTCTTGCCAGTCGCTCTGTCTGCGATTGCATCGATGAGTGGTCGTCGGATCGCCACCGCGACGCGGTGCTTGCACGCGCCTTCGTAGTGTTTGTCAGCCGGGCAGGAACACGAAACTGGTACCCCGTCGTCGATACGGACGAGGTATTCGTGCTCGCTCGGGTGTTCGTGACTGCCGTTGCGGACCTGGACGCCTCCGTGGGAGAGCGTGAATTCGAAGGCCTCGTACTGGGCTCGCTTGGCGACGCCACTCGAAAATTCGAGTTGGTTGAGTGGATGCATACTGGCTTCCAGAGCACCCGACCGAGAGCGCTCCACCGCAGGTGGCGCCGATAAAATTGCCTGCGTGCGTCTCATTGTCCACACCTTGCTTGAAGCGTAATATTATGTATATACGAAGGATTATTCCGTCCGAGTGCCGTCACTCTGGTATGGAAGAACCACGTCCCGAACTGAAAGCAGACCCCGACGAACGTCGGGATGCACCGGACTTCGATGAACTCGTACCTCTGGAAGAACTCGTCACCGGTGATCGCACACGCGACGATTTCTTCGACGCCGTTCTCGGTCTAGATAGTCCCACAACAGCTAGTGATGTCGCTGACCTTGCGGGCCACGGAGTAGACGCTGCCCGAGAATATCTGGAGTGGTTTGAGCGTCTTGGAGTCGTCGCGCAGGTTACTGATTCTCCAGCGACGTACGAACGCAATCAGGAGTACCTGAATTGGCGGCGTGTGCAACGTCTTCGAGATCAGTACACCGAGGATGAACTTATCGACCTCCTGGAAAAGACGGCTGAACGTGACGAAGCGTTCGCGGAGGAGTTCGGTGCCGAATTTCCAGATGCGGTAACTATCACTGCACACGCAGCCCACATCGACCGATCTATCGAGGAGGTATGGAGGGACGTGTCTGCGTGGAAGACGGTTCGCCGTCGGATTTCACTCCTTGAACGGGCATTGCAGACTGACTCAAATGACACCGCTGGCCAGCGAACTACCGCATGAGTGGTAGGCGAGACGACATCCCGTCGTCGGGCGACGGGAATGGTGCTCCAATTGATCTGGATCGTCTGGATGCCATCGTGGAACGGCTCGCCACGGATGAGCGCTTCACCGATGTTGAAGTCCAACCGGAATATGCGCCAGACCGACTCATGTGTCGTTACGACCTCGGATTCTATCCGCAGAGTGTCCAGAGCGCTCGTTTCACGATTGCGTGGTTCGAGAACGGCGACTTTTCGTTACACTATCACGAAGAGCATGAAGATGGCACGTTTGATCATCGATGGGATCGCCATCTCTCAACGCACAATTCACGTGACCACATTCACCCGAGTCCGAGTGCATCAACACCTGGCGACGACGCTTCGCACCCAGAAGAGTGGCGTGACGTGATGTCGATGGTTCTCTCCGAAATCGAAGAGCGCCAGCAAGCCTTCTGGACGGAATGAGTGCGCTGAACTTGAGTAATCAGACGCCAAATTTTAGCTGACTACAGGCGGTAAGCCCCCGTCCTCAAGGAACCGCCAACGGCGGTGGGTAGGCAGGGGTAGTTTACATTACTGAAATACTCATCCCTGTCTGAGATGCGACATTCCCTTCGAATCCACCGTCAGAGACTACTCGATCTCGTAGGTGGCGATACCCGTTCGACCACACGTCGGACAGGACGATCCGTCTCGATTGACTGTCTGACCACAGTGGCGACACTCGCGGATGCATCGCCCCTTGCGTCCTGCGACGAGCCGACCGAGCCATGAACGGATCATCGCTCACCCTCCCGCTGACCTTCGATCGTATCACGGTGCGTCCGGACAGTCACCGGACTTACGCTTGCCGCCTCGGCGAGGTCCTGCTGTACGAGTTTGACCTCCTGTTCGCGACAGGCGACTTCCACACAGGCCGCCGCGAACCCTGCAGGGTGGACGCCGATACTCACGCCATCCTCCCACGCCGCCTCGGCGACTTCGACTGCCGACCGCTCGATTTCCGGTGGAACACCAATGGCCGACACCTGCCCGGCGACGAACTCGCGCGGTCGCTGGGGTGGGGCTGGTAGGTCGAGTTCCGCGTTCAGCACTCGATAGGCGTTGGTCACCGCCGACTTCGAACACCGCGCCCCCTCCACTACTTCGCCCAGCGTTCGCACTACGTCCGTACAGCGACAGACCGCATACACGCTCGCGGCCGCGAACCCTTCGATCGACCGGCCGCGTAGCAGGTCCTCGCTCTGGGCCGACCGGAACAACACACTCGCTTGTTCGCGAACACTCCGGTCGAGGTCGAGCGCCGAGACGAGTCGGGCGATCTCCGTACAGCCGTGGCCGAGATTCCGCTCGGCTTTCGAGCGCCACTTCGCCCGCGTGTGTTCGCGCCGCAGCCGACCCAGGTGCGTCCGTCTCTCACTGGAGAGGCGATTCCCCTTCCCGTCGACACGAAATCCGATCTCGGTCGACAGCCCGCGGTCGTGTCTGGCCGCCGTCAACGGCGCGCCGGTCCGCTCACGATCCGGCCCCTCGGGAAAGTCGAGCGGCGCCGCCGCGTGGTCGAGGTGGTACTCGTTGACGATAAGTCCACACTCGGTGCAGCTGATCTCGCCACCTTCAGTTCGGAGATCGCCGTCGCATTCGGGGCACTCCGTCGCCGCGATCGTCTTGCCGGCCGATTCGTCGAAGCCGTCCGTGTAGATATCTCTCGTTGCCATCGTTGTGCAGCGCGAGGCACGTCTACCCCCCGCACCCCTCAGGGGGAGATAAAATCACGTCGCGAAAGCTCACAGGTGGTGACGGTCTGTGCCTACCTGTCGACGAGAGCAGCGGTGCGGACGACGAGTTCGTCGTCTTCGCCGACCCACTCATCGAGTTTCCGTTCGAGGTAGCCGGGTGCCTCCGCGCGGGTCAACACGCCTTGGTCGATCAACTCTCCCGCGATGTCTTTCAGCGCTCGAAACTCACCTTGGGCGAACCCGTCGCCCACAGGTTCGCCGTCGTACCACCGAACCGTCCGTAGCACACCGTTGCCGATCGTGGGCGCCTCGTCGATCAGCGCAGAGTCGTATTGCAGGCCGAACCAGTGCGTCCGATAGGCGGTCACCTCGAAATTCACGTCGACGACGTAGAACGCTTCGTGGTGCAGGAAATCGAGTCGCTCGCTGATGATCGCTTCGAGCGTACACCTGCTGTCCCACGGTTCGATATCCACGGGTTGGTTCGGATATTCTCGTCCATCGAGCAGCGCATCGAGTTCTCTATCCGTCTCGGCTTCGCGCAATCCATCGAACAGTGACTGCAACGCTTCGTCCGGGCTCTCGCGGCCAAAAGGTGTTTCCGCCGTAATGCCCCCGCTGTTCAACTACGCGCCGGACGCCGACGCGCCGGACGCCGACTCTCCTCCGGCTGTCGAACCCTTCGACTGGCGGGCGAAACTCGACGAGGACTGCGTCGTCATCATCGATATGAGCAAACTCCGGGACGAGCCCCAGCGCGTGCTCACGCTCGTGGTCCTCTCGCAGATCTGGACGGCGCTCAACCGCCGTGACCGCGAGCGCCGCAACAGCTACGCGGCCACCGGAGACCCGCCGCTCGTGAACGTCCACCTCGAAGAGGCGGGGAGCGTCGCCGCCTCGGGAATCGTCGCCGACCTCTTGCGCGAGGGGCGTAGTTTCGGCGTCAGCCTCACGCTCTCGCTGCAGTTCCCCGAGCAACTCCGGCGCGCCGACGAGGCGGCCTACGAGGAGGCCATCAACAACATCGGGACGGTCGTCTCGGGACAGGTCGCGGACGACGCCGGCCTCGCGCGCCTCCTCTCGACCGATGACATGCCTCCGGCCGACGCAGCCAATCGTCTCCGCGGGCTGGCCTCCGGTGAGTGGATAGCCACGCTCCCGTCGCCGTTCGGTGGCGAGCCACCGCGCCCGTTCTTACTCGAATCGCTCCCGCTGCCACCCGGCCATCCCCAGGGGGATAACCCACTTTCACCGGCACAGCGGGCGACCTTCGAGGCCGCCTGCACCCAGCGCGCCGACCGCTCGCGTCGCCACGCAGTCTCTGTCACGCAGTCAGCGGTGACCGCACGTCCCTCCTCGGGCGAGCACGACGGTCGCACTGACCCTGACTCACCCGAACCGCTCGCGACCGAGCACACGACGCTCGATACCACGCTCCCGTTCACACGCCGTCTGCCGGCCGCTGTCGAGTTTCATCCGCCATCGCAGTCAATCACCTGCGCGGCCTGCGGAACGCGCTACGGGCGCCGTCTGGTCCCGCTGCTCGATGCGATCGAGTGTCACGGTTCGCTTGAGGAGGTCGACCGGGCGAACGTCCCGACGGTCGACGCCGGCGTGACGCGCTCGCCGGCCGAGCGCTCGACGTACGACTACTCCGACGCCCAGTTCCTTTTTCTCCAGCTCGTCTACAACGCCCACCAGCAGGGCTACGACACCCGTTGGGAGTACGATATCGTCTACGACGGCATGGAGCGACTCCGGGCCTATGCCGGCCTCTCCGACGAAGAATTCGACGAACTCGTCGTCGACGGCCTCATCTCGTGTGACGGTCGCCATCCCCACACGCTCTACACGGTGACACCCGAGGGCCGCGAACTCATCGGCGCCGCCCATAGGGAGGGCCACGCCCACGGCGACGGCGTCGGCGACCTCAGCGAATCCAGCCTGCACGTCATGATGGTCGAGACGATGCGCCGCGGATTCACCACCCGCTTCGTCGACGACCCCGACCACCCCGCGGCGAGCGTCGAGACGTACTATCCGGTCGAGGATGGCCGTCTCGACGTTGCGGTGCTCGACGCCGACGGCGATTACCATGGCCGGTCGCGGCCGTGCGATTTCGGTCCTATCTTGTATTCTGAGGTGATATTCGAGCCAACAGTGTTATCGGTCCGACTAGGGGAGTGGAGACAATGACTCCATCGTCGCCGAATCCGATACGGATACTCCACGTCGACGACGAACCGGACTTCGCGGAGATGGCTGCCGATTTTCTCGAAGGCGAGAACGAGCGGTTCGATATCGAAACTGCGACGACCGCCGCGGACGCCCTTGCAACACTCGACGAGCGGTCCGTCGACTGTATCGTCTCGGACTACGAGATGCCGGGGATGCACGGGATCGAGTTCCTCGAACGCGTCCGTGCCGACCACCCCGATCTGCCGTTCATTCTCTACACCGGGAAAGGCAGCGAGGAAGTCGCCAGCGACGCGATCTCCGCGGGGGTCACCGACTACCTCCAGAAGGAGACCGGGACCGACCAGTACACGATCCTCGCAAACCGGATCGCCAATGCCGTCGAGCGCGCTCGCGCGGAACAGTCCCAGCAACGCCACCTCAGCGCCATCGAAACCGCCCAGGAGGGGATCAGCATCCTCGACGGCGGCGAGTTCGTCTACGTCAATGAAGCGTATGCCGACCTCTACGGCTACGATCGCGAGGAGTTGCTCGGCGAACACTGGGGCCTGCTCTACCCCGACGACGACATCGAAACACTCCGCGAGGATATTCTCCCGAGAGTCGAGGCCAACGGGCACTGGCAGGGCGAGACGATCGGGCTCCGCGCGGACGGCACCACCTTCGTCGAGAATCACAGACTAGCCACGACCGAACACGGCGAGCTCGTCTGTACCGTGTTGGACGCTCAGTCCCAGTACCGACAGAAACAGGCGATCCGCGAGCTGCACAACACCGCTCGTGCATTGATCGAGGCCAGCACGGCCGAGGAAGTGGCCAACATCGCCGTCGACGCGGTCCGAGATATCCTCGACATCCCGGGCAACGGTCTGCACCTCTACGACGAGGCGGCCAACGGGCTCGACCCGGTCGCCTGGACCGACCGGACGGAGACGCTCGTCGGGACCCCGCCGACGATCGGCCCCGGAGAGGGGCTCGCCTGGAAGGCCTACGAACGCGGCGACCCGCACGTCTACGACGATGTGTCGACGAACTCCGACCGCTTCAGCGAAGATACGCCCGTCCGGAGCCAGATCCTGTTGCCGCTTGATGACCACGGCGTCCATCTCCTCGGCGCCACCGAACCCGACGCGTTCGACGAACTCGACGTCTCGCTCGCGAAGACGGTCGCCACGCACACGACGGCCGCGCTCGACCGCGTCGCCCGGGAGGAGGAACTCGCCCGCCAGAACGAGCGACTCTCGACGTTCGCGAGCATCGTCAGTCACGACCTCCGGAATCCACTCAACGTCGCGATCACCCGACTGGAACTCGCCCGGGAGGAGTGTGACTGTCGGTATCACGAGGATATCGACCGGGCGCTCGACCGGACGGCGTCGCTGCTCGACGACCTGCACGCGTACGCGGAGGCCGGGTCGGCGACGCTCGACCCGGAGCTGGTCGATCTCGCCGGGCTCTGCGAGACGAGCTGGCGCCACGTCGACACGGGCGAGGCGACGCTCGTGACCGAGACCGACCAGCGCGTCCGCGCCGACCCGAGCCGACTGCAAGAACTCCTCGGAAACCTCGTCCGGAACGCCGTCACCCACGGTGGCGACGGCGTGACCGTCACCGTCGGCGACCTCCCGACCGGCTTCTACGTCGCCGACGACGGCCCGGGGATCCCGG
The window above is part of the Halosimplex rubrum genome. Proteins encoded here:
- a CDS encoding SWIM zinc finger family protein — translated: MHPLNQLEFSSRIAKRAQYEAFEFTLVSEGVQIRNGSHEHPGEHEYLVRSDDGVPASCTCPADEHYEGACKHRVAVAIRRPLVDAIATKVDPKVVAPDGGRIDTPADPSENGPVSDEECSECLDDFPCWECVRTGKKPLPE
- a CDS encoding DUF7437 domain-containing protein — its product is MATREANWDTPLDTGGEVFELLGNARKAWIYTYVRHHPSTTIQDIVATLDLPQRTVYEYADDLAAAGFIEQSNDGRPAEYTAHEIDIQLVEGDAKRRITPELVEAIARRTRDDDIDTYIDRYGLDGLAVALEYTREYVEGSITHQILAREQDISPLEAGVILDALRPVVED
- a CDS encoding SWIM zinc finger family protein yields the protein MHPLNQLEFSSGVAKRAQYEAFEFTLSHGGVQVRNGSHEHPSEHEYLVRIDDGVPVSCSCPADKHYEGACKHRVAVAIRRPLIDAIADRATGKTVAPDGGRIETATDSNNEERTADEACSECLDDFPCWECVRTGNKPLPE
- a CDS encoding DUF7342 family protein encodes the protein MEEPRPELKADPDERRDAPDFDELVPLEELVTGDRTRDDFFDAVLGLDSPTTASDVADLAGHGVDAAREYLEWFERLGVVAQVTDSPATYERNQEYLNWRRVQRLRDQYTEDELIDLLEKTAERDEAFAEEFGAEFPDAVTITAHAAHIDRSIEEVWRDVSAWKTVRRRISLLERALQTDSNDTAGQRTTA
- a CDS encoding immunoglobulin domain-containing family protein, with protein sequence MSGRRDDIPSSGDGNGAPIDLDRLDAIVERLATDERFTDVEVQPEYAPDRLMCRYDLGFYPQSVQSARFTIAWFENGDFSLHYHEEHEDGTFDHRWDRHLSTHNSRDHIHPSPSASTPGDDASHPEEWRDVMSMVLSEIEERQQAFWTE
- a CDS encoding transcription initiation factor IIB; its protein translation is MATRDIYTDGFDESAGKTIAATECPECDGDLRTEGGEISCTECGLIVNEYHLDHAAAPLDFPEGPDRERTGAPLTAARHDRGLSTEIGFRVDGKGNRLSSERRTHLGRLRREHTRAKWRSKAERNLGHGCTEIARLVSALDLDRSVREQASVLFRSAQSEDLLRGRSIEGFAAASVYAVCRCTDVVRTLGEVVEGARCSKSAVTNAYRVLNAELDLPAPPQRPREFVAGQVSAIGVPPEIERSAVEVAEAAWEDGVSIGVHPAGFAAACVEVACREQEVKLVQQDLAEAASVSPVTVRTHRDTIEGQREGER
- a CDS encoding DUF6735 family protein, coding for MNSGGITAETPFGRESPDEALQSLFDGLREAETDRELDALLDGREYPNQPVDIEPWDSRCTLEAIISERLDFLHHEAFYVVDVNFEVTAYRTHWFGLQYDSALIDEAPTIGNGVLRTVRWYDGEPVGDGFAQGEFRALKDIAGELIDQGVLTRAEAPGYLERKLDEWVGEDDELVVRTAALVDR